GGCGTGGGCGCCGGCCGGGCGTCCCGCCTCGGTGAGCTTCTCCCAGGCGATGGCCTCGTCGAGGAACGCAAGCTTGTGGGCGAACTTGGGATTCACCTCCGGGTTCGGCTCGTCGCCGCCGGCGGGGATGTAGAAATTATGGATGGTGACGGGCGCCGAGAGCCCGCCTGCACCGCCCAGCGTCACCGCGATATGGCGGGCATCGCCCTTGCCGCAGAATTCCTGCTTCTCGATGGCATCGAACGGCCGCTTGGAGAAGGTCGCGACCCCGTGCCAGCCCTTTTGCCCGTTCAGCGCGATGTGCGGAAAGCCCAGCTCCCGGATGGCGGCGAGCGGGAACTTGTCGTCCTGGCACTTGGTCTCCTGGAGGCAGAGCACATCCGGCTTCAGGCGCTCCACCGTCTCTTTCACGATGTCGAGGCGGATGCGGACGGAATTGATGTTCCAGGTGCAGACGGTGAGGGACAAGGCAGCAACCGCAGGCGGGAGGAGGAGGCAGGTGAGGATGCCCGCCACGGCATGTTCCGCGCGCCCCGGGGAAGGGCAGGAACGATGCGCTCAGGGCACCTCGTCATAATAGGGCGCGTCGTCCCCGTCCGCCAACCATGGCACCCGGTGGGAGGCCCAGATGTGGAGGACGGGTCGGGTGCCGGGATCGTCGTCGAGGGTGCCGACGCGCACGATGACGAATGGCTGCTCCGCCCGGTCGGCCACAAGATGCGATCCGCAGAGCGAGCAGAACAGCCGGAGCTTGCCCGGCGAGGATTCAAAGGCGGTCAGGCGGTCCTGCCCGTCCAGCCAGCGAAAGTCCTCCCGCAGCACGCGGGCCGTGGAGATGTGGTCGGCGGCGTGCGTCTTGCGGCAGGTCTGGCAGTGGCAATGCACGATGTCGGAATGCAGCCGCGCCACCTCGTAGCGCACGGTTCCGCACTGGCAACTGCCCCTGAAGGCCATGGCTTGTTCCTCAGACCTCAGGCCGCAGCCGGAGCATCCGTCAGTTGATGACGAACAGGCTCGGGTCCGGCCGCTGGGTGTAGTTGAGATCGTAGATGGCGACCGAGGTGTCGTAACCCTGCGGATCGGTCACAGTCCACTGCCGCAGTTGGAAGTCCTTGGCATCGAACAGGATCTGCAGGCGGTAGGTGCCCATCATCGGCACGCTCTCCTGCATGATGACCTGGATGTAGAGATTGTCCTGATAGACGCCCAGCACGTTGGAGTTGCGCGTGAGATCGATGCGCTCGGCGAGGATGAAGCGCAGCGGCGTCTGATTCAGCGGCGTAAGGTCCTGCGTGTTCAGGCGCCTGTCGCGCACCGCGACGTTCTGGCCGTTGGAGATGAGCTGGATCTGGGTCGGCGGATTGTACTCGAACCGCACCCGGCCGGGCTTCTGCATGTAGAAGTCGCCGGTCTTGCGGGTGCCGTCCGCATCCACCTGCACGAAGGTGCCGACCAGCGTCTGCACCGAATTCCAGTAGGTGGTCAGCTTCTCGATGGTCGCCGGGCTGGCGCGCTCGATCTGGCCCTGCTGTCCGGCCTGCGGCAGCGCCTGCTGGGCCTGCGCGGGGGGCGCCACGCGGGGCGAGGTGGGAGCTGCGGCCGGAGCCTGCGCTGCGGCGGGCGGGCGTGGCTGGTTGGCCGAGGCCGGGCGCTGCTGCGGCAGTGGCGCGGACGCCGGCGGTGTCGCGGGGGCGGCCTGAGCGGCGGGGGCAGGGGGCGCCGCGCTCGGTGCCGGCTGGGCGGTCGCCGGCCGCGGCGCTGCGGAAGGCGGGATCTGTTGCGGGGCCGTCGGCTGCGGCGGCGTCAGCTGCCGCGGAGTCATCTGCGGCGCGATGGGCTGGGGCGAGAACAGATCGGCGCCCGACACGCCGCCGCTGGCATTGGGTACCTCTCCGGGGGGCAGCAGCACGCCCTGCGCCAGGGCCGCGGGTGCCGCTGCCGTGACCGTCAGGAACGCGAGGAGAGGAAACAGGCGGGGCATCATCCACTTCCGGCAGCAGCGCGAATCACGCTCTCGCGCATATCCCCGCTTATACGTCTCTTTCTCTGGCACCCCGGCGGCGGTCACAGGCCGTCCCGGGGCGAAGCAGTCTCGTTCTCATTAACCTGCCGGACCCGCATCCGCACCCCGCTTTTCATCGGCCGGGCAGCCGGTTCCGGCGGTGGCAGCCTGAGCTGGCTACCCATTCCCTATGGCGATCCTGTGTCGGGGAAGCGGGCCGGGCGCCTATTCGGCGGCCTCGTCGGTGACGAGGATCTCGCGCTTGCCGGCATGGTTGGCGGGGCCGACGAGGCCTTCCTTCTCCATCCGTTCCACCAGCGAGGCCGCGCGGTTGTAGCCGATCTGGAGACGCCGCTGGATGTAGGAGGTGGAGCACTTCTTGTCCCGGAGCACCACGGCGACGGCCTGCGAGTAGATGTCGCCGCCCTCGCCCATGCCGCTCTTGTCGAACACGGCGCCGTCCTCGTCGCCATCCTCGTCGAAGTCGGCGGTCACGGCGTCCACATAGTCCGGCGCGCCCTGCGCCTTGAGGTGGCGCACCACGTGCTCGACTTCCTCGTCCGACACGAACGGGCCGTGCACGCGGCTGATGCGGCCGCCGCCGGCCATGTAGAGCATGTCGCCCTGGCCGAGGAGCTGCTCGGCGCCCATCTCGCCGAGGATGGTGCGGCTGTCGATCTTCGACGTGACCTGGAAGGAAATGCGGGTGGGGAAATTGGCCTTGATGGTGCCGGTGATGACGTCCACGGACGGGCGCTGGGTCGCCATCACGAGGTGGATGCCGGCGGCGCGGGCCATCTGGGCGAGCCGCTGGATGGCGCCCTCGATGTCCTTGCCGGCGGTCAGCATCAGGTCCGCCATCTCGTCCACGATGATGACGATGTAGGGCAGCGGCCCCAGCTCCATCTCCTCGCGCTCGTAGATGGCTTCGCCCGTCTCGTGGTCGAAGCCCGTCTGCACGGTGCGGGCCAGCGATTCGCCGCGCTTCTGGGCATCCGCCACACGGGCATTGAAGCCGTCGATGTTGCGCACGCCGAGCTTGGACATCTTCTTGTAGCGGTCCTCCATCTCCCGGACCGCCCACTTGAGCGCCACGACCGCCTTCTTGGGGTCGGTGACGACGGGGGCGAGCAGGTGCGGGATGCCGTCATAGACGGAGAGTTCCAGCATCTTGGGGTCCACCATGATCAGGCGGCACTGATCCGGCGGCAGCCGGTAGAGCAGCGACAGGATCATGGTGTTGATGGCCACCGACTTGCCCGAGCCGGTGGTGCCGGCCACCAGCAGGTGCGGCATGCGGGCGAGATCGACGATCACCGGCTCGCCGCCGATGGTCTTGCCGAGCGCGATGGCGAGCTTCTGGCCGTTCTCGGAGAAGTCCTTGGTGGAGAGCAGTTCGCGCAGCAGGACCTTGTCGCGGCGCTGGTTGGGCAGCTCGATGCCGATGGCATTGCGGCCGGGCACCACGGCGACGCGGGCCGAGATGGCGCTCATGGAGCGGGCGATGTCGTCGGCCAGCCCGATGACGCGGGAGGACTTGATGCCGGGCGCCGGCTCCAGCTCGTAGAGCGTCACCACGGGGCCGGGGCGGACCTGCACGATCTCGCCGCGCACGCCGAAGTCCTCCAGCGTGCTTTCAAGCAGCTTGGCGGTGTCCTGCAGAGCTTCCGCCGACATGGTCGGCCCCTTGGAGGGGGGAGGCGCGGCGAGGAGGCCGAGGTCGGGCAGTTCGTAGAAGCCGCGCCGGCCGGGCATGGCCACCGGCACGCGCTTGCCGTGGCTGCGGCTGCGCGGGGGCGGCGCCACATAGGTCTCTTCGTCGGGCACGGGCGCTTCGGGCACCACGGGCGCGGGGGCGCTCGCCGCGAAGCGCGGCTCCATGCGGCCGCCGGCGACGACCGGCCCGCGCGCGGCCGGCGTGCTCGGCACATAGGTGCGCGACCGGCGGCGCCCAGAGAGGCGGGCCTTGAGCGAGAGGAAGGTGTGGGTGAGGGCGCCCAGCGAGATCATCGCCCCGCGCTCCACCTCTTCGGCGTCGTAGGGCTCGTCCACCTCTTCCGCCTCGTCTTCCGGCGGATTGGGGCGGCAGGCCACATAGAGGCCGGCGAGCGCCAGCGTGCCACCGAGAAGGCCGGTGACGGCGGATTCGAGGAAGGAGCCGAAGCTGCCGGTGAGCAGCAGGAACAGGCGCGGAATGAGATCGCCCATCACGCCGCCGAGGCCGGTGGGCATGGGCCAGGCGCCGAAGGCCGGCAAAGCGCCGAGGAAGGCGCTGGTGCCGAGCGCCCCGAAGGTGAGGGCGACGATGCGCAGCTTCTCGCCCTTGAGCGGGCGGAAGGTCAGCAGCCGCCAGCCCCAGATGGCGAGCGGCAGGATGATGGCGAGCGAGGCGAGGCCGAAGAGCTGCATCAGCAGATCGGCCAGCACCGCGCCGGGCCGGCCCAGCAGGTTGCTCACCTTGGCGTTGGTGGCGTTGGACAGGCTCGGGTCGGAGGCCGACCAGGTCATCAGCGACAGGAGCGCGAAGGCGGCGGCGCCAAGCACCACCACGCCGCAGATCTCGGAAGACCGGCGGCGGATGGCGAGGCGGACGCTCTCCGGAATGAAGTCCATGCCCCCGCCATGCGCGCGCATCGTCAGTGCAGACGCGGAACGACGGCGGACGGGCATCAGCGCGCTCTCCTCAGGACAGGCCGGCGATGAGGCGGTTCAGCACCTCTTCGCTCGTGGTGAGATCGTGGACCATGGCGACGCGCAGGTAGGGCTCGCCGGGATTGTGGCCGGTGAGGTCGCGGGAGGCGAGATAGCCGCCCGGAACCGTGCGCAGCCCCTGCTCCTTCCACAGGCGCAGGGCGGCCGCCTCGCCACCGCCGGCGTCCGAGACGTCGAGCCACAGGAAGAAGCCGCCGTCCGGCCGCTTGTATCCGAAGCGCTTGTGGAGGAGGCGGTCGGCGATGTCGAACTTGGACTTGTAGAGCATGCGCGAGGCGATCACGTGCGCCTCGTCCTGAAGCGCGGCCACGGCGACCGCCTGGAGCGGCTCGGGGACCTGCGGGCAGGCGATGCCGCGGAAGGCGAGAAAGTCGCGCAGGAACACCGGGTCGCCGGCCACGAAGCCGACGCGCAGGCCCGGCAGCGACGAGCGCTTGGACAGCGAGTTGAAGGAGAGGATGCCGGAGAAATTGCCCTCGGCCACCTCGAGGACGCCCGTGGGCTTCTCTTCCTCAAGATAGATTTCCGAATAGCATTCGTCGGCAAACAGATAGACGCCGTGGCGACGGGTCATCTCCATGAGCCGGGTGAGATATTCGCGCGAGGCGACGGCGCCCTGCGGATTGGCCGGCGAGGCCAGGAACAGCACCACGGCCCGGTCGAGCAGCGCCGGGTCCAGCGCGTCGAGATCGGGCAGCCAGCCGCTCTCGCGGGTGGTGGGCATGGGCACCACTTCGCAGCCGGCGAGTTCCGCACCGGCGCGGTAGGCGGCATAGAGCGGGTTCGGCACGAGGACGATGGGCGCGCCCTTGCGCTCCGGCCCCCGGCGGCGGGCGATGAAGGTGGCGCTCACGAGGCCCTCGCGCGAGCCGTTCAGCGCCAGCACTTCCCGATCCGGGTCGACGGGGCGGGCGAGGGTGTAGCGCTTGCCCAGCCATTCAGCGACGGCGGCGCGGAACTCCGGCGTGCCCTCCTGGCGCGGATAGCGGCCGAAGCCTTCCAGCGTGTCGTGGAGGGCGGACGCCACGAAGTCGGCAAACGCATGCTGCGGTTCGCCCACGGCCGCGATCAGCGGTGGACGGCCAGGCTCGATACCGGCGAGCAGATCCGCGAGGCGCACGAAGGGCGACCGGCGGTCATCGGAGGGTGTGGTCGCGGATGTGGGCATGGTGTCGGGCATCAGGTTCGCCAGAGAGTGCTTCAGGCAAGGTTAAGAGGGGCCTAACCCGGCCAATGTTCGTTAGGCACGCTCCGATCAGACCGGGCGGTCCGATCGGAGAAACGGTGTCTATCCATGTCTGGAGACTGGTTCACCGCCCCGGCCGGTTCAACCGGGCGGATCAATCTCCACACATGCGGGAGGGCGGCGTGAGGCCGTCAGCTTCCCGAAGCCGCCAGAATGGCGCGGGCGGCGCGGCTGTCCGCATCCATCTGCCGCACCAGCTCGTCCACGCTGGAGAATTTGAGCTCCGGACGCAGATAGCCGTGAAAGGCCACTTCCACCTCTCGGCCATAGAGATCGCCCGAGAAGTCGAAGATGTGGACTTCAAGCAGGGCGCGCCCGTTGTCGAACGTCGGACGGCGCCCGTAACTTGCAACGGCATCATGCGGAATACCGTCAACGGTGAGCTTAACGGCATAGATGCCGAAGGCGAGTTGAATCTCTTCCGGAAGCGCGAGGTTCGCCGTCGGATAGCCGAGATCCCGCCCACGCTTGTCGCCATGGATGACCACGGAACGCAGGGACCAGTGCCGTCCCAGCATGTGGGCGGCGTGGCCCACCTGGCCGGATTCCAGGGCGCGCCGGATGGCGGTCGAGGAGATGGTGTCGTCGGCTTCCAGGAGCGCTTCCACCACCTCGACCGGAAAGCCGTGCTGCGCGCCCTGCTCCTTCAGGAAGGCGGGAGAGCCGGACCGGGCCTTGCCGAAATGGAAGTCGAAGCCGACGGCCGCCCCCGCGATGCCGAAGGTGCCCACGAGCACCTCGGCCACGAACGCCTCGGCGCTCAGCGCCGCGAGCGTGCCATCGAACGGGAGGACGATCGCGCCCGCAAGGCCCGTCGCCTCGAGCGCGTCAAGCTTCTCGCGCGCGGGCGTCAGGCGGAACAGCGGCACGCTGGGCTGGAAGAAGGAGCGCGGATGCGGCTCGAACGTCAGGGCCAGAGTCGGCCGGCCGAGGCGCGCGCCCATGGCGCGGGCCGTCGCGATGACCGCCTGATGGCCGCGATGCACGCCGTCGAAATTGCCGATGGCGAGCACCGGGCGCGCGAGCGGCTCCGGCAGCGGCCGGATGCCTTGAACGACTTGAAAGGACAACTGGGACGCGGGCATCGGCAACCGGCCGGCTCGGGGAAGGGATGTCACCCTTGGCCCACGGGGCTGCCCCCGTCAAGCGCGGGCGGCGATCCGGAGCCGGGGGTGCGCAACTACCAGGAGAGCCGGGGCATCACGGCATTGGGCCTCGGTCCGGCGGCGAAGAGCTGCTCCACCAGCTCCATGTCCGGCGGCGCGCCATGTTCCGAACGCAGCTCGATGGCGTGGATGCCACTGGAGATGAACAGGCTGTCGAAGCCGGCGCCTGCTGCGCCCGTCACGTCCGTGCGCAGGGCATCGCCGATGGCAAGGATGCGGGAGGGAACGGGCACGCTGTCGCGCACGGTCAGGGTCCGCTTGAGGGCTTCCGCATAGATGGGCGGGTGGGGCTTGCCGCAATAGAGGCTGCTGCCGCCCAGTTCGTCATAGAGCTGCGCGATAGCGCCGGCGCAATAGATGAGCCGGTCGCCCCGCTCCACGACGATGTCGGGATTGGCGCACACGAAGGCGAGGTCGCGGGCGCGCATCTGCTCCAGCATGGGCCGGTAGTCGTCCGGCGTCTCCACATCGTCATTGAGGAGGCCGGTGCAGACCACCAGCTCCGCCTCGCCGAGCGGCGTGTGGACAAGGTCGAGCCCCTCATAGGTGCCGAGATCGCGGGCCGGGCCGAGGTGGAACATGCGGGCGCCGGGCCGATCGGCCAGTACGCTGCGCGTGACGTCCCCGGAGGTGACGATGCCGTCATAGGAGGTGCGTGGCACGCCCATGCCATCCAGCATGGCCATGACGAACGCGTTGGGGCGCGGCGCATTGGACACGAGGAAGACGCTCGCCCCCGTCGCGCGCACCTGCTCCAGCGCGTGGCACGCGGCGGGGAAGGCGGAGACGCCGTTGTGGATCACGCCCCAGACGTCGCACAGGATGAGATCGTAGTTGCCGGCGATCTCGGAAAAGCCGGACAGGAGCGGCAGGGCACTCCGGGGCGGCGCGACGTCATTCATGAACCCATCTCCTCGGCGCGGGGGCAGGGGGCTGCCCGTGCCGCGGCGCAACGACCGCCCCGGCGCGCCGGTGAGGTGCCACGCCGCGCCCGGCTTCACAAGGCCCAGCCGCGCACATCCGCCTTGCGCTGGGAGACACGTCAGGCGCGGCGGGTGCATGCCGCTTCTTTTCTGGCCCCATCGGCTCCGACCCTTTTCATCTCCCCGCCGGGGGATAGCATCCCCGCGGATTTGTAAGGGAGACGAACAGTGATGGGTCTTCGCATATCAGCCCCGGCTTGGACCGACAGACGTGGACCCGAGCGCCGTCGTGCCGTGGCGCTGCGCACCGGGGCCTGCGTACTTGCCGGCCTTGCGGCTGTGCTCATTGCCGCTCCGCCGGTCCACGCCCAGCCGGCCCCGGCAGCACCGGCCCCTGCGGCCGCCCGTCAGGGGTCGGGATCGGGGCCGCTGCGCGACGTGCGCTATTGCGAGCTGCTGCCCATGTCCATCGGCCTCAACGGCGTCAGCGCCCAGGTGTTCAACACGCTGGGCCACAGCGATTGCCCGCAGGCCAATTGGGACGGCCTCACCGACGGCGAACTGCGCAAGGCCTTCGACGCGCTCTATACGGCGCGCAACGGGCCGCGCTTTTTCCTCATGGACCAGATCATTGCGTCCGGTGCCACCGCCAAGGGCGAAGTGGTGACCGTCAACGGCATCACGCTGGAAAAGCGCGCCGAAGTGCAGCTCACCTTGGCCGAACTGCACGACAAGCCCTATCAGGAAAGGGCCATCGACCGCAGCACCGTCTATCGCTTCGACGCCGGCAAGCCGGTGTTCGAGCTGACCTCACCGGACGGGTCGGTCTATGTGATGCAGTCCTATGCCCAGATCGTGGACCCCAAGCTCACCTATGCCGACCTGCCCGGCCTCGGCGCGAAGCTGAAGCTGCCCGCGGGCTGGACCTATGCCATGAAGACGCCGGCGCAGGACCTGATCCTGTCCGCAAACGGCAAGGCGACGGTGCTGCAGGACGACCTGAAGAACACCTACCAGAAGATCACCCCGCGCTAGCACGGGGCCGGATCTGGTGAAGGCCGCTCCGCCCGCCCTCGGGATCAGGCCGGAGCGGTCTCCTGCGGCAGTTCCTCCACCAGATGGCGGAAGGCATCGCCGCGCACCTCGAAGTTCGGATACTGGTCGAAGCTGGCGCAGGCGGGCGAGAGCAGCACCACGGGATGGTCGAGGCTTGAGGCCGCCGCATCCCGCGCGGCAGCAGCGACGGCCCTGTCCAGTGTGCCCACCACCTCATGGGGCACATCGCCCAGGGTGGCGGCAAAGTCCGCCGCCGCCTCGCCGATGAGATAGGCCTTGCGCACGCGCGGGAAGAAGGGCTTCAGCGGCGTGATGCCGCCCGCCTTGGGCTTGCCGCCTGCGATCCAGAAGACGTCGGAGAAGCTGGCCAGCGCCCGCTCGGCCGCATCCGCATTGGTGGCCTTGCTGTCGTTGACGAACAGCACCTTGCCCCGCGTGCCCACCTGCTCCATGCGATGGGCGAGGCCGGGGAAGCGCTGCATCCCTACCGCGATTACCTCATAGGCAAGGCCGAGGCCCCGCGCGGCGGCCATGGCGGCGGCGGCGTTCTGCGCATTGTGCGCGCCGCGCAGCGAGCCGATGCCGGTGAGCGGCAGGCGGAAGACCTCCGCACCCTTCTCGCTCACCACCAGCGTCTCGCCGTCGAGCCAGATGCCGTCCGCCAGCGGCTGCTTCACCGAGATGCGCACGACGTGGATGCCGGCAGCCTCGGCCCGGTCCGCGATGGCGGCGGACGGCGCGTCATCGACGCCCACCACGGCGGTGCCGCCCGGCTGCACGCCGGCGATGAGGCGTTCCTTCACCGCGCCGTAATGCTCGAAGGTGCCATGCCGGTCGATATGGTCGGGCGTCAGGTTGAGGTGGATGCCGACGGAGGGATCAAGGCCGGGGGCCAGGTCGATCTGGTAGGAGGAGCACTCGACCACATGCACCCGCCCGGCCTTGAACGGCTCCAGCGAGAGGATGGCGGTGCCAATGTTGCCGCCCATCTGCACATCACGCCCGCCCACCTTCATGAGGTGCGAGAGCAGGGCGGTGGTGGTGGACTTGCCGTTGGTGCCGGTGATGGCGGCAAAAGGCGCGGTGGGCTTCAGTGCTCGGCGCTCGCGGCAGAAGAGTTCGATGTCGCCGATGATCTCGACGCCGGCCGCCTGCGCCAGCCCGACCGTCCAGTGCGGGGTCGGATGGGTGAGCGGCACGCCGGGCGCCAGCACCAGAGCGGCAAAGCCCGACCAGTCCGCCTCGTGCAAATCCGAAACCGTGATGCCGGCGGCCTCTGCCTTCTTGCGGCCCGCCTCGCCGTCATCCCAGCCGATCACCTCCGCGCCACCGGCAAGGAGCGCCTGCGCGGTCGCAAGGCCCGAGCCGCCGAGGCCGAACACCGCCACCCGGCGGTCCTTGAAAGTGCTGACGGGAATCATGACGCCGAACATCCGAAAGCTGACGGCCCCGCGAGGGATGCGGCGCCGGTGAGTGTCGTGGTGCAGCGGGGCGCGGGCCACCGTGCGAAGCGGCCGGGAGAATACCGTCTTGCGCGCCGCCGTCGAGTTCGCAGGATGACGGAGCCGCCGACCCGAGCGGCGCCGCATTTGGCAGGCACAGCAGAATCGCGGCATTTCCCTTTGCCGCGACACATAAGCTCAAGGACTTCTTCATGGCCGCACCCTCTGCCGACATCGCCCGCATCATCGCCGGCGAGATCGCCGCAAAGCCCGCGCAGGTGGTGGCGGCGGTGGGGTTGCTGGATGAAGGCGCGACGGTTCCCTTCATCGCCCGCTACCGCAAGGAAGTGACCGGCGGCCTCGACGACACCCAGCTGCGCACGCTGGAGGAGCGCCTCTCCTATCTGCGCGAGCTGGAGGCGCGGCGCGCCAGCGTGCTCCAGTCCATCGAGACGCAGGGCAAGCTCACCGACGAACTGGCCGCGAAGATCCGCGCCGCCGGCACCAAGGCGGAGCTGGAAGACCTCTACCTCCCCTACAAGCCCAAGCGCCGCACCAAGGCGGAAATCGCCCGCGAGCGCGGGCTCGGAGCGCTAGCCGAAGCCATCCTCGCCGACCGCACGAAGGAGCCGTCCGTCCTGGCGCAGGGCTTCCTGAAAGAGGAGGTGCCGGACGTGAAGACGGCCCTCGACGGCGCCCGCGACATTCTGGTGGAGATGTTCGCCGAGAATGCCGATCTCGTGGGCCGCCTGCGCGGACACCTTCAGGCCAATGCCCGCATCGTCTCCAAGGTGGTGGCGGGCAAGGAGGAGGCGGGCGCCAAGTTCCGCGATTATTTCGACCATTGGGAGAAATGGGCGACCGTGCCCAGCCACCGCGCGCTGGCCATGCTGCGCGGGCGCAATGAGGAGTTCCTGACTCTCGACATCGAGGTGGACTGGGACGACGCCTCTCCGGTGAAGCCGGTGGAGCGGATGATCGCCGCCTCCGTCAATGTCGGCCCCGTGGGCGGCGGGCCGGGCGATGCGTTCCTGCGCGATGTGGCGCGCTGGGCGTGGCGGGTGAAGCTCTCGCTCCACCTCTCCATCGACCTCATGACCGCCATGACCGAGAAGGCGGAAGAGGAGGCGATCCGCGTCTTCGCCCGCAATCTCAAGGATCTGCTGCTGGCCGCCCCGGCCGGCTCGCGCACCACCATCGGGCTTGATCCCGGCATCCGCACCGGCGTGAAAGTGGCGGTGGTGGACGGCACGGGCAAGCTTCTCGGCACCTCGACCCTCTATCCCTTCCAGCCGCGCAACGACATTGCCGGCGCGAGCGCCGAGCTGGCGCGCCTCATCGTCAAGCATCAGGTGGAGCTGATCGCCATCGGCAACGGCACCGCGAGCCGCGAGACGGAGAAGTTCGCCGCCGATGTGATCGCCAAGCTTCCCGGCACCAAGCCGCGGACCGTGGTGGTGAGCGAGGCCGGCGCCTCGGTCTATTCCGCCTCCGCGCTTGCAGCGGCCGAAATGCCGGACCTCGACGTGTCGCTGCGCGGCGCCGTCTCCATCGCACGCCGCCTTCAGGACCCGCTGGCGGAACTGGTGAAGATCGAACCGAAATCCATCGGCGTCGGCCAGTACCAGCATGACGTGGACCAGAACCGCCTCGCCAAAAGCCTCGACGCGGTGGTGGAAGACGCGGTGAATGCGGTGGGCGTCGATCTCAACACCGCCTCCGCGCCTTTGCTCTCGCGCATCTCGGGCCTTGGTGCCTCGCTGGCGGAGGCTATCGTTGCCCATCGCAATCAGGTGGGGGCGTTCGCCAACCGCAAGGAACTGCTGAAGGTCGCCCGCCTCGGCCCGCGCACCTTCGAACTGTGCGCCGGCTTCCTGCGCATCACCGGCGGCACCGAGCCGCTGGACGCCTCAAGCGTGCATCCGGAAGCCTATGGGCTCGCGAAGAAGATCATCTCCGCCTGCGGCCGTGACATCCGCAGCCTCATGGGCGACAGCGCGACGCTGAAGCGGCTCGATCCCGCCGTCTTCGTGGACGAGCGCTTCGGCCTGCCCACCGTGCGCGACATTCTCTCCGAGCTGGAGAAGCCGGCCCGCGACCCGCGCCCGGAGTTCAGGACCGCCACCTTCATGGAGGGCGTGAACACGATGTCCGACCTGAAGCCGGGCATGCTGCTGGAAGGCACGGTGACGAACGTCGCCGCCTTCGGCGCCTTCGTGGACATCGGCGTCCATCAGGACGGGCTGGTGCACGTCTCGGCGCTGGCGGACCGGTTCGTGAAGGACCCGCACGAGGTGGTGAAAGCCGGCGACATCGTGAAGGTGCGCGTGGTGGAGGTGGATGTGGCGAGGAAGCGCATCGCCTTGTCCATGCGCAAGGATGGCGGCGAGGTGCGCGCCGCCCGTCCGCAGGGCGGGCCGCCGCAGGGCCGCCCGCTGCCCGGCGGCAAGTTCACCGCCGGCCCGAAGCCGGGCAATGACGGCCGCCGCAATGCCCCGCCCGCCGACGGCGCGCTCGCCGCCGCGCTGGCGGAAGCCATGAAGCGCAAGGGCAACTGAAGGGGGGGCGGTTCGCGCCGCCCTCACCTCATACACGGATGGAGGCGGCATGGCGCAGAAGGTGATCGGCCTCATCGGCGGGCTG
The Azorhizobium caulinodans ORS 571 genome window above contains:
- a CDS encoding exodeoxyribonuclease III, with product MSLTVCTWNINSVRIRLDIVKETVERLKPDVLCLQETKCQDDKFPLAAIRELGFPHIALNGQKGWHGVATFSKRPFDAIEKQEFCGKGDARHIAVTLGGAGGLSAPVTIHNFYIPAGGDEPNPEVNPKFAHKLAFLDEAIAWEKLTEAGRPAGAHAILVGDLNIAPLETDVWNHKQLLSVVSHTPVEVDLLTRFQAAGPWIDVMREFVPPTEKLFTWWSYRSPDHTVNDRGRRLDHVWTSRSLAGKAKAMTVLKEARSWEKPSDHVPVAVTFEV
- a CDS encoding GFA family protein → MAFRGSCQCGTVRYEVARLHSDIVHCHCQTCRKTHAADHISTARVLREDFRWLDGQDRLTAFESSPGKLRLFCSLCGSHLVADRAEQPFVIVRVGTLDDDPGTRPVLHIWASHRVPWLADGDDAPYYDEVP
- a CDS encoding LolA family protein, with the protein product MPRLFPLLAFLTVTAAAPAALAQGVLLPPGEVPNASGGVSGADLFSPQPIAPQMTPRQLTPPQPTAPQQIPPSAAPRPATAQPAPSAAPPAPAAQAAPATPPASAPLPQQRPASANQPRPPAAAQAPAAAPTSPRVAPPAQAQQALPQAGQQGQIERASPATIEKLTTYWNSVQTLVGTFVQVDADGTRKTGDFYMQKPGRVRFEYNPPTQIQLISNGQNVAVRDRRLNTQDLTPLNQTPLRFILAERIDLTRNSNVLGVYQDNLYIQVIMQESVPMMGTYRLQILFDAKDFQLRQWTVTDPQGYDTSVAIYDLNYTQRPDPSLFVIN
- a CDS encoding DNA translocase FtsK, translating into MRAHGGGMDFIPESVRLAIRRRSSEICGVVVLGAAAFALLSLMTWSASDPSLSNATNAKVSNLLGRPGAVLADLLMQLFGLASLAIILPLAIWGWRLLTFRPLKGEKLRIVALTFGALGTSAFLGALPAFGAWPMPTGLGGVMGDLIPRLFLLLTGSFGSFLESAVTGLLGGTLALAGLYVACRPNPPEDEAEEVDEPYDAEEVERGAMISLGALTHTFLSLKARLSGRRRSRTYVPSTPAARGPVVAGGRMEPRFAASAPAPVVPEAPVPDEETYVAPPPRSRSHGKRVPVAMPGRRGFYELPDLGLLAAPPPSKGPTMSAEALQDTAKLLESTLEDFGVRGEIVQVRPGPVVTLYELEPAPGIKSSRVIGLADDIARSMSAISARVAVVPGRNAIGIELPNQRRDKVLLRELLSTKDFSENGQKLAIALGKTIGGEPVIVDLARMPHLLVAGTTGSGKSVAINTMILSLLYRLPPDQCRLIMVDPKMLELSVYDGIPHLLAPVVTDPKKAVVALKWAVREMEDRYKKMSKLGVRNIDGFNARVADAQKRGESLARTVQTGFDHETGEAIYEREEMELGPLPYIVIIVDEMADLMLTAGKDIEGAIQRLAQMARAAGIHLVMATQRPSVDVITGTIKANFPTRISFQVTSKIDSRTILGEMGAEQLLGQGDMLYMAGGGRISRVHGPFVSDEEVEHVVRHLKAQGAPDYVDAVTADFDEDGDEDGAVFDKSGMGEGGDIYSQAVAVVLRDKKCSTSYIQRRLQIGYNRAASLVERMEKEGLVGPANHAGKREILVTDEAAE
- a CDS encoding aminotransferase class I/II-fold pyridoxal phosphate-dependent enzyme; translation: MPDTMPTSATTPSDDRRSPFVRLADLLAGIEPGRPPLIAAVGEPQHAFADFVASALHDTLEGFGRYPRQEGTPEFRAAVAEWLGKRYTLARPVDPDREVLALNGSREGLVSATFIARRRGPERKGAPIVLVPNPLYAAYRAGAELAGCEVVPMPTTRESGWLPDLDALDPALLDRAVVLFLASPANPQGAVASREYLTRLMEMTRRHGVYLFADECYSEIYLEEEKPTGVLEVAEGNFSGILSFNSLSKRSSLPGLRVGFVAGDPVFLRDFLAFRGIACPQVPEPLQAVAVAALQDEAHVIASRMLYKSKFDIADRLLHKRFGYKRPDGGFFLWLDVSDAGGGEAAALRLWKEQGLRTVPGGYLASRDLTGHNPGEPYLRVAMVHDLTTSEEVLNRLIAGLS
- a CDS encoding bifunctional riboflavin kinase/FAD synthetase, with amino-acid sequence MSFQVVQGIRPLPEPLARPVLAIGNFDGVHRGHQAVIATARAMGARLGRPTLALTFEPHPRSFFQPSVPLFRLTPAREKLDALEATGLAGAIVLPFDGTLAALSAEAFVAEVLVGTFGIAGAAVGFDFHFGKARSGSPAFLKEQGAQHGFPVEVVEALLEADDTISSTAIRRALESGQVGHAAHMLGRHWSLRSVVIHGDKRGRDLGYPTANLALPEEIQLAFGIYAVKLTVDGIPHDAVASYGRRPTFDNGRALLEVHIFDFSGDLYGREVEVAFHGYLRPELKFSSVDELVRQMDADSRAARAILAASGS
- a CDS encoding TIGR01459 family HAD-type hydrolase, with the translated sequence MNDVAPPRSALPLLSGFSEIAGNYDLILCDVWGVIHNGVSAFPAACHALEQVRATGASVFLVSNAPRPNAFVMAMLDGMGVPRTSYDGIVTSGDVTRSVLADRPGARMFHLGPARDLGTYEGLDLVHTPLGEAELVVCTGLLNDDVETPDDYRPMLEQMRARDLAFVCANPDIVVERGDRLIYCAGAIAQLYDELGGSSLYCGKPHPPIYAEALKRTLTVRDSVPVPSRILAIGDALRTDVTGAAGAGFDSLFISSGIHAIELRSEHGAPPDMELVEQLFAAGPRPNAVMPRLSW